From Plasmodium chabaudi chabaudi strain AS genome assembly, chromosome: 12, the proteins below share one genomic window:
- a CDS encoding conserved Plasmodium protein, unknown function (query 822-822;GPI_cleavage_site_score=0.15599999), with product MSSIDELNNDENKICHHNLRKNRKPRNYDFEYYEDALNKPRRRRRGRKRGRKPHSVLDKMNKKLNSMGLEDGKSQYIRRRQKDSITFEQNDLDPNRNNDYLINNNIFTSEKLINDQPPKRRGRKRKNFNLLNTNIPLRSNNLKIDRICEYLSYNTNTTWKYMGSTVKFRLINDQQEKYIFLKNMKKHIIFEIIKIAMFALLKININDNNIYALNDIANKKNDNIKICKNENVIIDSIEENDNKVIQKLNSNNSMSQNKSINNDCNDNKNNINSEFPETSGSDIPKIYINNVSNNHRKNSTGSNENNIDNNDEQTVRHNSIENIVMAFGDINYNSSKQEIINRLEDKNDILNQGVTVSEILDFVKEKYEKYYENVKQYIVTTLNIYCALNMFKLIRRGRYTICKYVNFNIFKIKYFKKYYKFFYTLKGEEEVLMNVKNYLKSFYYDKTKSELIGNSSYSRSRANSCNKNSNEMNWDGQIPIKKTRKRRSKSQILANNEIALKKESIDPSTTLIDSKESVQNIKEEAPSGDNIPAVDSINTKKEIQVNENINNVSPITNEDPTGPIKNTNTVEADSSNQPQVTNENAITKEACGENEEKEVKVPKRTRAPRAPRNSRSCGANKIKHININLKNVNIKCIRVAYGIKHFFCSYDAIEKSYDDFEIINISKKYGTLRNSIVNMNLRYNFLYNSKRLLNNYMANNTNASNNTPSMVLSNNNNNNMNLNRDSQILKHSQYGKKKKSISENDSTKHEKYNYLNFNISYKTLRKKLMCLRYVNPIKREERVHRPRNELKQTKEKVLTINDDHLVQTYSINSNFSNIVSVDGLSSMNFESVCSQKSQ from the coding sequence atgaGCAGCATAgatgaattaaataatgacgaaaacaaaatatgccATCATAATTTgagaaaaaatagaaaaccAAGAAATTATgattttgaatattatgAAGATGCATTAAACAAACCAAGGCGTCGAAGGCGAGGAAGGAAACGAGGGAGAAAACCTCACAGTGTTTTagataaaatgaataaaaaattaaattcaaTGGGCTTAGAAGATGGTAAAAGTCAATATATTAGAAGAAGACAAAAAGATAGTATTACATTTGAACAAAATGATTTAGACCCAAATAGAAACaatgattatttaattaataataatatttttacatcagaaaaattaataaatgatcaACCTCCAAAAAGAAGAGgtagaaaaagaaaaaattttaatttattaaatacaaatataccTTTAAGaagtaataatttaaaaattgatagaatatgtgaatatttatcttataatacaaatactACCTGGAAATATATGGGTTCAACAGTAAAATTCCgattaataaatgatcaacaagaaaaatatatttttttaaaaaatatgaaaaaacacattatatttgaaattattaaaatagcAATGTTTGCATtactaaaaattaatataaatgataataatatttatgcacTAAATGATATagctaataaaaaaaatgataatattaaaatttgcaaaaatgaaaatgtaaTTATTGATTCaattgaagaaaatgataataaagtaattcaaaaattaaattccAATAATTCTATGtctcaaaataaaagtattaaCAACGATTGTAatgacaataaaaataatataaatagtgAATTTCCTGAAACATCTGGGTCTGATATTCCCAAGATCTACATCAATAATGTTTCTAATAATCatagaaaaaatagcaCAGGtagtaatgaaaataacatcgataataatgatgagCAAACAGTGAGACATAATAGTATTGAGAATATTGTGATGGCTTTTGgagatataaattataatagttCTAAACAAGAAATAATTAACAGATTGGAGgacaaaaatgatatattaaatcaaGGTGTAACTGTATCGGAAATTCTTGATTttgtaaaagaaaaatatgaaaagtattatgaaaatgttaaacaatatattgtaacaacattaaatatttattgtgctttaaatatgtttaaattaattagaAGAGGCAGATATActatttgtaaatatgttaattttaatatatttaaaatcaaatatttcaaaaaatattataaattcttTTATACATTAAAGGGTGAAGAAGAAGTATTAATGAATgtcaaaaattatttaaaatccTTTTATTACGATAAAACGAAAAGTGAACTTATTGGAAATTCAAGCTATTCCAGATCAAGGGCAAATTcttgtaataaaaattcaaatgaaATGAATTGGGATGGTCAAATACCTATTAAAAAAACCCGAAAAAGACGATCTAAAAGTCAGATACTAgctaataatgaaattgcattaaaaaaagaatccATTGACCCAAGTACTACTTTAATTGATTCAAAAGAATCGgttcaaaatattaaagaagAGGCGCCTTCAGGTGATAATATCCCTGCTGTGGACTCTATcaatacaaaaaaagaaattcaagttaatgaaaatataaataatgttagCCCTATTACCAACGAAGACCCTACGGGGCCCAtcaaaaatacaaatacaGTTGAAGCAGATTCTTCAAACCAACCACAAGTAACAAATGAGAATGCTATAACCAAAGAAGCCTGTGGAGAAAACGAAGAAAAAGAAGTAAAGGTGCCTAAAAGAACTCGAGCACCACGGGCTCCCAGAAACTCTAGAAGCTGTGGTGctaacaaaataaagcatattaatattaatttaaaaaatgtgaatataaaatgtattagGGTAGCATACGGAATaaagcattttttttgttcttatGATGCAATAGAAAAAAGTTATGATGattttgaaataataaatatttcaaaaaaatatggcaCTTTAAGAAATAGTATAgtaaatatgaatttaagatataattttttatacaattcCAAAagattattaaataattatatggcCAATAATACTAATGCTAGTAATAACACGCCAAGCATGGTACTAagtaataacaataataacaatatgaATTTAAATAGGGACAGccaaatattaaaacattcacaatatggaaaaaaaaaaaaaagtattagTGAAAATGATTCAACTAaacatgaaaaatataattatcttaattttaatataagttataaaacattacgaaaaaaattaatgtgTCTAAGATATGTAAATCCCATCAAAAGAGAAGAAAGGGTACATCGACCAAGGaatgaattaaaacaaacaaaagaaaaagtgTTAACTATAAACGATGACCATTTAGTACAAACATATTCAATAAATTctaatttttctaatattGTTAGTGTCGACGGATTATCATCCATGAACTTTGAAAGTGTATGTTCACAAAAAAGCCAATGA
- a CDS encoding U3 small nucleolar RNA-associated protein 13, putative (term=annotation;date=20150605;qualifier=removed_product=U3 snoRNA-associated small subunit rRNA processing protein, putative;qualifier=added_product=u3 small nucleolar rna-associated protein 13, putative;qualifier=added_literature=pmid:26043001;qualifier=added_gene_name=utp13;curatorName=ucb@sanger.ac.uk;~pfam_scan;Pfam:PF00400.28; E()=0.043;score=14.6;query 691-719;description=WD40;~pfam_scan;Pfam:PF00400.28; E()=0.013;score=16.2;query 578-611;description=WD40;~pfam_scan;Pfam:PF08625.7; E()=2.4E-7;score=30.7;query 1052-1154;description=Utp13;~iprscan;InterPro:IPR013934 : Small-subunit processome, Utp13;Pfam:PF08625; score=5.4E-7;query 1054-1152;description=Small-subunit processome, Utp13;~iprscan;InterPro:IPR036322 : WD40-repeat-containing domain superfamily;Superfamily:SSF50978; score=3.3E-21;query 171-657;description=WD40-repeat-containing domain superfamily;~iprscan;InterPro:IPR036322 : WD40-repeat-containing domain superfamily;Superfamily:SSF50978; score=1.81E-47;query 553-852;description=WD40-repeat-containing domain superfamily;~iprscan;InterPro:IPR017986 : WD40-repeat-containing domain;Prosite:PS50294; score=27.737;query 579-853;description=WD40-repeat-containing domain;~iprscan;InterPro:IPR019775 : WD40 repeat, conserved site;Prosite:PS00678; score=1.0;query 643-657;description=WD40 repeat, conserved site;~iprscan;InterPro:IPR019775 : WD40 repeat, conserved site;Prosite:PS00678; score=1.0;query 598-612;description=WD40 repeat, conserved site;~iprscan;InterPro:IPR001680 : WD40 repeat;SMART:SM00320; score=7.3;query 212-249;description=WD40 repeat;~iprscan;InterPro:IPR001680 : WD40 repeat;SMART:SM00320; score=7.8E-5;query 681-720;description=WD40 repeat;~iprscan;InterPro:IPR001680 : WD40 repeat;SMART:SM00320; score=200.0;query 764-802;description=WD40 repeat;~iprscan;InterPro:IPR001680 : WD40 repeat;Pfam:PF00400; score=0.0052;query 577-611;description=WD40 repeat;~iprscan;InterPro:IPR001680 : WD40 repeat;SMART:SM00320; score=1.3;query 805-844;description=WD40 repeat;~iprscan;InterPro:IPR001680 : WD40 repeat;Prosite:PS50082; score=10.408;query 730-770;description=WD40 repeat;~iprscan;InterPro:IPR001680 : WD40 repeat;Prosite:PS50082; score=13.884;query 579-620;description=WD40 repeat;~iprscan;InterPro:IPR001680 : WD40 repeat;Pfam:PF00400; score=0.0082;query 690-719;description=WD40 repeat;~iprscan;InterPro:IPR001680 : WD40 repeat;SMART:SM00320; score=200.0;query 169-209;description=WD40 repeat;~iprscan;InterPro:IPR001680 : WD40 repeat;SMART:SM00320; score=1.2;query 614-656;description=WD40 repeat;~iprscan;InterPro:IPR001680 : WD40 repeat;SMART:SM00320; score=1.2E-5;query 723-761;description=WD40 repeat;~iprscan;InterPro:IPR001680 : WD40 repeat;Pfam:PF00400; score=2.8E-4;query 725-761;description=WD40 repeat;~iprscan;InterPro:IPR001680 : WD40 repeat;SMART:SM00320; score=5.6E-5;query 572-611;description=WD40 repeat;~iprscan;InterPro:IPR001680 : WD40 repeat;Prosite:PS50082; score=9.773;query 688-729;description=WD40 repeat): protein MSIISSMEIDRKHSDFYDGDNNVYYSKEYELFLSLCNNNIYCFKVNDQKNAKSQSLYNVMYPTLVLESCIDIDDIKEDHNKKYSNKNCISLFNSIGHFYYSDKNVFLSTDDNNIHHYILVPNNLKEENNENENDEKDVNDESTEKNIYLYDYENGEDEKVYSYSYNWIYLKQKKIWKTNNINISCFSYNNIKYKKLIVGYINGLINVYNLNTYKLAFSYKIHNSRITNLRMYKHFIISSDITKNIFIYDIDKKEKVISCEDHMSGIVDFLFLAIKSGNDQIKIEAQNMDEENVDKEYEEEENEDEEENDEGEGDEEKDEDEDEEENDEGEEETLIGFISIGNDKIMNVWNLSALNLENEEDFDQLKNEQNNINASSNKKRKNKKNSNMITQSPIKQIYLANDINNAIIVPSNIFKNNKSKLSIEDDNIKWLILTHNNSGDLIFYNPLKGNIIYKFKENKYLINESNVIKLVLLKHKLYIFREDSSILIYDIRSFRLIKIYACKLEGIFEMIFFNPNPKPIINDEYSKSSDEDEGSINLKYDAETFESDSIMKNKCAILIGDNIIRILNFEDNLISQKLLIGHEDVVSCIKISERNLLLFSGSNDKNIFVWNLKNNNCLYILKDNLYTINAIDVNLKKFPKILLVSVCEDSSLKLWNFSFNLDNLKDNKKKRKIDQIYDNEVVKSNFTIYPHKAMINDVTISRNSKMIATCSKDKTIKLFEANTLKLISSLEGHTKSVQNICFSRTSNLLYSSTYESIRIWDMSTYQCLKNIQSLDFNITKMLILNDNCMINGYSNGNISIINIKNSEKLSTVNYHDDKIFCLQSYNNNNEIVSSSINGDLIFFKNVSEKKVSENIYEKKKNIYYENCLENLLKENKINESLLICLKLNKKFKFKTIIENYLNSYTFNILNILKQFEYEYGIRRIMDRTNNNSNSIPIKKETNYYKDEEMPNKLLNPNSQKSNLSIDNSNIDSINTNMEENKLKNLYYDDSKITNIQNHLENADILEKYIYTKLSELESEKLVNNGNNVTKESTAMFKDHDQKKINESHFSKQVKEEDENNDENFVMFLKKMKATSEHSYFLYLNKLMDFISFFVMNHRFAYIANFLLNSLIKYISYSDICKINNYQRFFDIYNSYIPRHRNRYLKDLQKSKCFELININYYKGDIKMMN, encoded by the exons ATGTCGATAATTTCTAGTATGGAAATTGATAGGAAGCATTCGGACTTTTACGATGGGGATAACAACGTATATTATTCAAAAGAATATGAgttatttttaagtttGTGTAACaacaatatttattgtttcAAAGTTAATgatcaaaaaaatgcaaaatcACAAAGTTTATACAACGTTATGTATCCAACTCTTGTTTTGGAATCATGTATAGATATTGATGACATAAAAGAAgatcataataaaaaatattcaaacaaaaattgtatatccttatttaattcaataggacatttttattattctgataaaaatgtttttttatcaacaGATGATAACAATAttcatcattatattttagttcctaataatttaaaagaagaaaataatgagaatgaaaatgatgaaaaggATGTAAATGATGAGAGtacagaaaaaaatatttatttatatgattatgaaaatggtgaagatgaaaaagtatataGTTATAGTTACAACTGGATATATctaaagcaaaaaaaaatatggaaaacaaataatattaacataTCATGTTTtagttataataatataaaatataaaaaattaattgtgGGATATATTAATGGACTGattaatgtatataatttaaacacATATAAATTAGCATTTTCCTATAAAATCCATAACAGTAGAATCACTAATTTAAGAAtgtataaacattttattattagttcagatataacaaaaaatatttttatttatgatatagacaaaaaagaaaaagttaTATCATGTGAAGACCATATGAGTGGAATTGTggattttctttttttggcAATTAAAAGTGGAAACGATCAAATAAAGATTGAAGCACAAAATATGGACGAAGAAAATGTAGATAAAGAAtatgaagaagaagaaaatgagGACGAAGAAGAGAATGATGAAGGTGAAGGCGACGAAGAAAAAGATGAAGATGAGGATGAAGAAGAGAATGATGAAGGAGAAGAAGAAACATTGATAGGGTTTATTAGTATAggtaatgataaaattatgaacgTGTGGAATTTAAGTGCTTTAAATTTGGAAAACGAAGAAGATTTCGATCAACTTAAAAATGAACAGAATAACATCAATGCTAGtagtaataaaaagagaaagaataaaaaaaatagtaatatgATTACACAAAGTCcaattaaacaaatttatctagcaaatgatataaataatgctaTAATTGTAccttcaaatatttttaaaaataataaaagtaaacTAAGTATAGaagatgataatataaaatggttAATACTTACCCATAATAATTCTGGggatttaattttttataatccattaaaaggaaatataatatataaatttaaagaaaataaatacctAATTAATGAAAGTAATGTAATTAAActtgttttattaaaacataaattgtatatatttagagAGGACAGTtctatattaatttatgatATAAGAAGCTTTagattaataaaaatttatgcaTGTAAATTGGAAGGAATTTTTgaaatgatattttttaatccaAACCCTAAGCCTATAATTAATGATGAATATAGTAAAAGTAGTGATGAGGATGAGGGttcaataaatttaaaatatgatgcAGAAACATTCGAATCAGATAgcataatgaaaaataaatgtgcAATTTTAATAGGAGATAACATTATaagaatattaaattttgaggataatttaatttcacaaaaattgttaattgGGCATGAAGATGTTGTATCATGCATTAAAATAAGCGAAAGAAACCTTCTTTTATTTAGTGGGtctaatgataaaaatatatttgtatggaatttaaaaaataataattgcttatatatattaaaagataatttatatactatTAATGCTATTGAtgttaatttaaaaaaatttccaaaaatattactaGTTAGTGTTTGTGAAGATAGTAGTTTAAAACTCTGGaacttttcatttaatttagataatttaaaagataataaaaaaaaaagaaaaatcgATCAAATTTATGATAATGAGGTTGTTAAAAGCAACTTTACTATATATCCTCATAAGGCTATGATAAATGATGTGACAATATCCCGAAATTCGAAG ATGATTGCTACTTGCAGCAAAGATAAGACAATAAAACTATTCGAGGCGAATACTCTAAAATTGATATCATCTTTAGAAGGGCATACAAAATCAGTTCAGAATATATGCTTTTCTAGAACAAGCAATCTTTTGTATAGCAGTACATATGAAAGTATAAGGATATGGGATATGAGCACATATCAGTgcctaaaaaatattcaaagtcttgattttaatattacaaaaatgCTAATATTAAATGACAATTGTATGATTAATGGATACAGTAATGGAAATATaagtattataaatataaaaaatagcgaAAAATTATCAACTGTTAATTATcatgatgataaaatattttgtctACAAAGTtacaacaataataatgaaatagtTTCTTCTTCTATTAATGGagatttgattttttttaaaaatgtaagcgaaaaaaaagttagtgaaaatatttatgagaaaaaaaaaaatatatattatgaaaattgtttagaaaatttattaaaagaaaataagaTTAATGAATCGCTACTTATTTGTTTAaagttaaataaaaaatttaagttTAAAACAATCATCgagaattatttaaattcttatacatttaatatattaaatatattaaaacaatttgAATATGAATATGGTATAAGAAGAATAATGGATAGAACTAATAATAACTCCAATTCAATACCTatcaaaaaagaaacaaactattataaagatgaagaaatgcccaataaattattaaaccCAAATTCTCAAAAAAGTAATCTATCTATAGATAACTCTAACATCGATTCTATAAATACTAATAtggaagaaaataaattaaagaaCTTATATTATGATGATTCTAAAATTACTAATATTCAAAATCACTTAGAAAATGCTGAtatattagaaaaatacatttatacaaaattgtCAGAATTGGAATCGGAGAAGTTAGtaaataatggaaataacGTTACAAAAGAGAGCACAGCAATGTTTAAAGATCATGatcaaaagaaaattaatgAATCACATTTTTCAAAGCAAGTAAAAGAagaagatgaaaataatgatgaaaattttgttatgtttttaaaaaaaatgaaagcCACAAGTGAGCATTCTTACTTTTTGTACCTTAACAAATTGATggattttatttctttttttgttatgaATCATAgatttgcatatatagccaattttcttctaaatagcttaattaaatatatcagtTATTCTGATATATGCAAGATTAACAACTATCAGcgtttttttgatatttacAACAGTTACATACCAAGACATAGAAATAGatatttaaaagatttGCAAAAATCGAAATGCTTTGAgttaataaatatcaaTTACTACAAAGGGGATATTAAAATGATGAACTAA
- a CDS encoding zinc finger protein, putative (term=structural;date=20110407;qualifier=method_exon=changed gene model, shortened first exon based on homology;curatorName=ucb@sanger.ac.uk;~term=annotation;date=20120708;qualifier=removed_product=conserved Plasmodium protein, unknown function;qualifier=added_product=zinc finger protein, putative;curatorName=ucb@sanger.ac.uk;~term=annotation;date=20160811;qualifier=added_GO:0071944;qualifier=added_literature=pmid:27503796;curatorName=ucb@sanger.ac.uk;~;query 519-548; ~;query 496-518; ~;query 1-495; ~tmhmm; query 1-549; ~iprscan;InterPro:IPR008974 : TRAF-like;Superfamily:SSF49599; score=1.05E-10;query 90-163;description=TRAF-like;~iprscan;InterPro:IPR001841 : Zinc finger, RING-type;Prosite:PS50089; score=9.126;query 30-68;description=Zinc finger, RING-type;~iprscan;Superfamily:SSF57850; score=2.52E-9;query 22-77;description=null), with product MSVLPLFHICSSFQLNNCLDPKSVYENFICSVCLDLCDTPVTTACNHICCYKCMYYSLLHRRICSICKKVIKYDELKKISGKLKKEYGQLRIKCSLCNEKIRMKNHKKHLSVCKYKKCKNYILGCEYFNEKDKVEIHEEKCEHRLINCSSCSNLFHYKNIVFVLSLKDKYELNIRSPYTYYSYYYNLLLNTNFNFFSYNYSINKNILSNSYISRKIQIFKKLQSNLDRHIFSINDKNRIPLPINRNIPLNVCNHNTHHRTNNTNHITNREHKIVVENNINANNNSPNLPEGESNIPNTQSASNRNTHPPINNNTNNFSITTFLRNNADFESDIANGIGEANIEVVSNFSDSIGIRRFADINRFNDGDHNYIDNNNFIRDYSDVERIGEKKYLCGEYHMREKNRHLENHISNCSSEDSSNEESSAEEYLDILPLRKTYNFNEKNSKDTLIIIKEIFQFDNVDLSSIYIDNKDIFLCNKKCFINTIKNLKDELEKSLTLLYFSCCVGMPIMFSLGYMSFLTTKGVFKLSFLITTTLINLSRRIFNNLFKH from the exons ATGAGCGTGCTTCCACTTTTTCACATTTGCTCATCCTTTCAACTAAACAATTGCTTAGACCCAAAAAGTGTATATGAAA ACTTTATTTGCTCTGTGTGCTTAGATTTATGCGACACCCCTGTAACAACTGCGTGCAATCACATATG CTGTTACAAGTGTATGTATTATTCTTTGCTTCATAGAAGAATTTGTTCAATATGCAAAAAAGTAATTAAATatgatgaattaaaaaaaatatcag gaaaattaaaaaaagaatatggGCAGTTAAGAATAAAATGCTCATTatgtaatgaaaaaataagaatgaaaaatcataaaaaacatttgaGTGTATgcaaatacaaaaaatgtaaaaattatatattaggatgtgaatattttaatgaaaaagataaagTAGAAATACATGAAGAGAAGTGCGAACACAGATTAATAAATTGTTCAAGTTGTTCTAATCTGtttcattataaaaatatagtttttgtattatcattaaaagataaatatgAACTCAATATAAGATCCCCATACACATATTACtcgtattattataatttattattaaacacaaattttaatttttttagttataATTAcagtataaataaaaatatacttaGTAATAGTTATATATCACGAAAAATTCagatttttaaaaaacttCAATCTAATTTAGATCgccatatattttctattaatgataaaaatcgTATACCTCTCCCAATAAACAGAAATATTCCTTTAAATGTCTGTAACCATAATACACATCATAGGACTAACAATACCAATCACATAACTAATCGCGAACATAAAATAGttgtagaaaataatataaatgcaaataataattcaccGAATTTGCCTGAAGGGGAGTCAAATATACCAAATACACAATCTGCATCCAACAGGAATACTCACCCACccattaataataatactaaCAATTTTTCTATAACCACATTCTTACGAAATAATGCAGATTTTGAATCAGATATAGCAAATGGTATTGGTGAAGCTAACATTGAGGTAGTAAGCAATTTTAGTGATTCAATTGGTATTCGTCGATTCGCTGATATTAACCGTTTTAATGATGGTgatcataattatatcgacaataataattttattaggGATTATAGTGATGTAGAACGGATaggggaaaaaaaatatctcTGTGGAGAATATCATATGcgtgaaaaaaatagacaCTTAGAAAATCATATTTCAAATTGCTCTTCCGAAGATAGTAGTAATGAAGAGTCAAGTGCTGAAGAATATCTAGATATATTACCATTaagaaaaacatataattttaatgaaaagaaTAGTAAAGAtacattaattataataaaagaaatatttcaatttgATAATGTTGATTTGAGTAGCATTtatattgataataaagatatatttctttgtaataaaaaatgttttattaatacaATTAAAAACCTTAAAGATGAATTAGAGAAATCTCTAActctattatatttttcgtGCTGTGTTGGAATGCCTATAATGTTTTCACTGGGATATATGAGCTTTCTTACAACTAAGGGGGTTTTTAAACTTTCCTTTTTGATAACCACTACTTTGATCAATTTGTCGCGTAGAATTTTcaataatttattcaaacattaa